The stretch of DNA tttctcaccctccggaaaattcaatggaaaattcgtCTCCCGCTGAGGGAGGCAATGTGAAATTCAATGCAATGCTGATGAGAAAGGTCATGCGACGCAGAGATGGGATTAAATTTCGTATTCCGGGAGACTTCCTTGGCACGGGGGCCCCACGGAAAGTTCAACGGAAGTTACTGCAAAAAACCTATAGAGAGGATATGCGGGAGGGAATAATGAACAGGAAGGGAATAACGTCATTTTACTCTGTCTGGGCTGCCTCAATGAAAATGCCACACGGGAAAATCgatataggaaaaaaaactcaccctcACCCTCACCCCCACCCTCATTGTCAGACGCGTCCCATTCACATACACGAAACACTTTCGCGTCTCCCTCGAGAGTGGGTCGAATTTCATTGATTAGCGGGGGAGGAGGAGTGAGTGGGTGTCGTCATTGTCTCCTCCTGTGAGCAGGACTTCCGAGATGTCAGCAGGGTAATTGTGAGTCACTTGAGATTACGAGCAAGCGGCACTTGTTATCACTTTCTCCCTATCGTGCCTCCGGGCAATTCTCCCCGATTCTCCTCATAACACAATGAGAATTGTGAATGTGAGTCAATTTTCCCGGAATGGTCGCCAACACTACAACGTTCGTCTAAGCCCCAAAAGTGGcgacaaattatttttaatcacttaaattaatcataaagtgattgttattttgttaatttgtgGTTTGTGTTCTTTCTGTGCATCTAAACATGAATCCCAAGATTAAACAAGGAgcaaaagtttgtaaaaatcTCTTCCCGCATGTCTTTGTTGTCTGATTGAAGTCTCTAAGGAAGGAAGATGCTTACAGATCATCTCAGGCAGAATAAGCTGAAGCTTCCAATTAAACTCCATTCCCTTATCAATGAAACTTTCTTTCCACAAGGCTTTGTTAGCTCGCATAAGTAGCATAGATCTCAGACCTCAAAGATTGATGGAATATAATTCAAAGCCTGGAAAATGTTCTCTgtggatttaaaatttaatactttatCAGACTAACGAGACCCACTTTTGTGTTTTAcctgaaaattcttcaacacGATTATACCTAATTGCAGTATTTTCCTCGATTCCCCCCATTTACTTGGCACGTTTTATCGGAACGCAAAGTGTTCATTTTTATCTCACATTGAATTTCTCAGGCAATCGCTAAATGAGCGGCACTGATAAGCTAAATGGTCGACCTGCGGAACTAAAATTAACGTCTTCTCAATATTggttaatgagtttttttccccgTCGTCCGTCTGCAAAGTGAAGCTCTTCAATTAGGCCAAGAGAGACCCCATTTACACGGCGGACAATGTATTGATGATTCATTGAACAAATTGCAGAGGAATCTCAGTAAGAGATCATTGTGAGATGATTACTCAAAAATATTGCTAGTGGGAGTCTCTGTATAAAGCGGCAGGCTTctttgaaatgagaaaaaaaattacaagacGACATGAAATAATACTTCTCGTACAATAAGAATGCAAAGAACACAGGTCAGTGAGGTCAAAGATTAAGTGAACCTCTATCACTAAAATTGTACCGCCTACAAAGAGGTGtaaatcacaatttaattttaaattaatttatctcaaaACTATTATTTGCAACCTTGATTacgaatagaatttttaacctttaaccttaactatcttataggaaaaaatatatagtatTCAAGTACTGTTGCTGATcttgagatgagaaaaaaattatcaatgagAGCTAAAATTGGAGCATTCATTCATAagattttaatgttattttttcttcatcttatttaattgtatataaaaatctgtttaaaagaattcaataGTGGGGGCAGTACATAATGTACATTCAATGTGGATTGGATTGAGAAATATGAATTGAGTTGCACCGATGGGGATTCTCTCAATACGGTAATCTGAAAGTTTAGTCGTATGTCTTGTCAATAGAAGAGTCCCCATGTAGCATTAGTGAAGACTGAAGAGTGTTGGTTAAGTcatcaaaattataaattcgtcagaaaaagaaatataaatgatttttaatccGCCAAAGAGTACGTAGCAGAAAAAATGAAGACGGTCAACAAGTCGTTGTAGTGTCAATATTTATATGATATACCACTCATGAATCAACAATGGCATCAGtcaatttgagaaatttcttcgCCTTGATTGTTGATTCGACAAGTGATTGTGATGTGTTCCATGCATAGGAGGAGATGCATGTATCTACTTTTTACGATTTTCTCTCAGGAATTTCGTGCTGAATCTATAGGAAAGCATCTCTCGGGGGAACATTCAATTGGcaagaataaataaactccACTTTTATGCATTGCATGCATGCTTGTTGTATGGGGGGAAGACGGAAGCCGGTGTGGGTGCAGTAAACAAAAGACTTTTGgtgaaataatataaaatgcaaagaggAGCAAAATGGAAAGGAAGCGCACAAACAAACTGATaaagattgtttttttcttttttggaaaaatgtcTCAAGTATCAGGCGAAATGGAAAGAAGAACGGAACAACTCTAGATAAGGGGTTTTTGCTCCAAGTTGGTTTAAGtctgttaaattaaattctgcaTAAGGGGGATTTATCTGGAGCTGGTCGAAAttattcagatcttcggaaatattcggatcaTTTGCATATAATCGAATgatttttcaaggaaattcaacctaaaacgttaaatttaggcataaaaacacttaaattaaaccgaaaagtatgaaattcaatccaaaaaaaaagaattaatttaagaggataaatattattttagttttcagtcccaaaactgtactgaatgaagaaaaaacttctaaaagaATCATTAGAGCCtcaaaaaggactaaattcataCCGAAAAGTAGTGATTTATTGCTTAAAAGTAGTAAgttcaacccaaaaaaaaagactaaattcaaaccaaaaattcgtACATACgtttttcgatattttttcggtttttagcaaaagatgttcatgtgaagtcaaataATCAGATGTTCacaaatattcggatgattcgttTAAAACACCAAactattcgccagataaacaccccttgattctGCAGTACAAAATGAGTTCATATCTTTGGAATTTCATTCTCTAAACTGTcccaaaaaaaacgttttcttttgttaattaatgcaatgaaataaaaagatttgaaaatttgtaacTAAATTGGatttacaaatttaaattagactaattgaataatttgttgaaataattGGAAGCATTGCTCTCACTCCTCGCATCTTGTGTGTGAAAAGCCACACAGACGGTTCACAGCATCTGGAATTAGGATTTAGTAGAGgaataagcaaaaaaagaaaagaagtgaCAACCTTTTGAAGTAAAGTGTtggctgttttttttactcttgCAAACCGCGATGGGGGTCCTGGAAAAGTCACACCAAATACATGCaatgaagatttcttttgatgAAAAGTAATGGTCGCGTTGGTAATAATTGAGAGCGACTTTGTATTGTAGAGAGTGCAAAAGTGAGCCATATTTTTGCCTTCTTCTTCCTTGGTCGTTTGAATGGTTTTGTTGATGGCATTGGCGCCTCCATTTATGGAATGTGTAATAAGCAATAAATagcaaaacaagaaaataagcAATAAAAGTGCGTGGTATCCCACAATCTTtgctctctccctctctctggGTTTTCTGCTGATGAAAAACTTGCTCTCTTGTTCGTCTCTCGTTTCACTTGATTTTTGAGTCTACAACAATAGTGAGGAACTAAAAGTTCAAAGTTAACTTTCcgagttttattattttattgtgaaatattaaatttcataaaatattttaaaaatttctgtaattttctttaatagcaATCTTTGGCATTTAATCCTCCTGAAGAGGTGGTGAGAGTTGGGTTGTGGTGAGACTGAGAGATGACTGTGAAGGAGGAGGTACAATAGAAGAAAAAGTCAAGAGGAGAAAAGTTGAGATTATGGCCTGAAGAAGCGTATAGTGTGGAGGAATTattcgagagagagaaaaaagaaaaaaacaagagcgGGCAATAATATACCACAACGAAGAAGACATGTCGAGCACAAATGGTGAGAGCAACGTAAAGATGCAGTCGCATGAGATTTATGAGAATCTGCCATGTCAGTCAATTGTGTCGGATTCAGTGACAAAGATAAAAAACAACGAGTCCATCATAATTAGCAATAGCAATCAAAATGTGGCATCAAAGCCCAATTTGGCCAAAGAATTGCTCTATGCAACACCACTGAGAAAGTCCGATCGTTTCAAGAGTCGCGATCGTGGAAGTCATAGACCTGTGAGACCGAGTCACTTGGAGGGATTCACGGAGGTGCCGCAGGGTGCGGAGAAGGTGAATAATGCGGAAAACAATCGATGTGAATCGCTGCCATCGGCCGAAGGGAGTAATTTAAGTTCAATACCCAATCAAGATCCCATACTTGAGCAGAGGCGCATTAGAAATTTCCTCAAAGATCCCGCTGTGTCCCACAAGAAACTCGAGCCAGTGTCCAAAGATAATCCCAATGCGAATTTCTCCCATCTTGCCCGGGAAGAGCATTTTGCAAATCTCGTCCAACAGAATGTACTTACGGAGGCGAGAGCAGAAGCTCACGGGCAATTGGCAGGAGAAGCCGCACAGAGTCCGGTGAAGAGTAGTGAAACGGGGAATTTGGACTATCTCACAAGCATCAACAATAAACCATTACCTGAGAAGGAGAGCACATCGAAGGTGAATGAATCCGATGGGAGAGCAGGAGGTGATCGGGTATATATTAATCGCGAGTGGGTTCTGAAGAAGATTGCCATGTGCTTGGAACAGCGAATCTTCAAGAAACCCATTCCAACGCCAGGTGGAAGCAGTGGGAGTGAAGTAGCACCATCACTACCCATTGAAACGGCATCCGGAAGCTCTGCATTCCCACCAAAAGCTTCATCGAGTCACCATCAAGCGTCAAATTTACCCCAAGTTGGATGCCTCGTGATGGGTTCCAATGGATCGGGTAAAACATCAGTCTGTCGCAGTATTCTCGAAGGTGTGTCCGGCACACGAGGCATCCTCAATCGCAAACTACTCTGCTGCTACTTCATCAATTCCCAGAATCCCGAATGCAATAGCCTCAGTATGTTTGTGAGGAGTCTTGTACTTCAGATTCTCAGTCATTCCAGCTATCTATCGTCGAAAGATGAGGCAGCGGCCGAATTGGGAGCTGAAGAAGTGGATTTGATAACATTCGAAGGGAAAAAGATGGATAAGgcgaaaattgatgaattggAGGAGATGCTGATCTCGGAACTGAAGCTGTCGGAACGTGTGGCGGAATTTTGCGCCAAAAAATCACCCACAGGGAAGAAGTCCGTCGTGAGACAGCAATCAGAGCCCACAGAGAATCGTGATGCGGAGGACAGATGCTGTGGATATGACACCCACCCACCAATTCAAAAGGCTGAAAAGGCACGAAAGCCCCTTGTGGAGGAGATTGCAGAGGAGGAGGCTAAAGTCAAGAGTCCCGGGAAGAAGATATCGAAAATTCCCATTTTGATCTCAAACCGTGGTAGCCCCAAGGTTAGTGTGTGTCAGGATGATAATGATTCAGCTGGGGCAAGTGGTGGGGCTGAACAGGTGACACAGCAGAACTCTGTGACTGAAGAGCAGGAGGGAACAAGTGAGGCTGACACTTTTTCAGCTCCTGAAGCTGATGGGCGTCCACCCATACAGCCGGTGGAGAAGACTGAGAAGGTTGAGAGTGAACAAGCAGAAGCTGAAGCCGCAGAAACGGCTGAAACTGCAAAATCCCCAGCACCAGAGACTCCTAGTAAATCAGAAAATATCCCACCTCCACTTCCAAAGTCCAAAAGTTGCAGAACTGTCGTTGCTGATGGATACTATGAGATGCTTCTGAGCAATCCGGAGATTTTTGAGAGTCTCAATGTGgataatattgaaaagaacCCGGATGAGTGCTTCAAGAAGGCTATTCTCTTCCCACTGCTTGAGCTAACACCCCCAAAGACAGCCCTTCTCTTCCTTGTGGATTCAATTGATGAGAATTACATCAACGAGGGTAGTCTCATGTCCACCCTCAAGGGGAATCGAAGTGTAAATAAGAGTCGCAATATTGCTGAATTGCTATCAAATCATGTCAATCTCTTCCCAAAGTGGATGTTTCTCGTGTGCACAGCTAAGAAGCAGAGTAAGCACATCACAAAGATGTTCACAGGTTTCAAGAAGATCACCCTCGATGATCTCCGGAAGAGTCATGTGGTGAAGGATGTGCAGGAGTATATAATTGTGCGACTCAATGCAGACTTTAAGGGACTGATAAATCTCACAAAAGACATTATTGATAGTCTCAATCAGCTCTATCTCAAATCAAATGGATGCATTTTGTATTTGCAAAAAGTTCTCAATGGGATCAAGgagaatttcttctcatttcgCGAAATAAAACTCATTCCTTGCACACTCAATGGGCTCTACTTGTACATTTGTCAGAAATCCTTCAATAAGAAGCAGTACATGAAGATTCGTCCAATACTCAATATCCTTCTTGCATGCAGCACCTTTGTGGATCAAATGTTCATCTTCAATTGCCTCCGAACGCACAACTACAGCATTGACATGGAGGAATTTCAGAAGAGGGTGCAATTAATGCGAAATATTGTCGTCCATGAGGGTGATAAGCTCAAAATATTCCACAATTCCTTCTGCGATTGGTTGGTGGATGTTAAATTCTCCACGAAAAAATTCCTGTGTGACGTTAACGAGGGTCACGTAATGATCTCAATGTACTTCACCCTTGTCAGTGATACCCTCTGCCCCAATAAAGTCCGTCGCTTCATCTACCACCTCATTAAATCCGGAGAGTATCTCACgagtaaaaatataaatctcgATCTCATTCTAATTCTTCTGGATTCACGAACAAATCTCAGTGATTGCTTCTACACAAACCTCCTCAATTGCTGCAAGACGTGCGAAAATGAATGCATGAATGACATTAATTTCCTGCCAAAGACACAGGAGATGcttgagaaattcctcaattcGCAACTCAATCAGGATTTATCCAACTTCCTCTGTGACTTCTTCAAACCCAACCTACCAACGGATGCGAAAACCCTCAAAATGCTCATCGAAGCGGGAATTAACAATGCCGAATCGCAGGTAATGgtcatttattttacataaatttcacttctttcaatgaagaaaaattcaaaataattgatgtaaaaaaaatttctcatttttagcTGTCGTATGAGTCATCAATTAATTCACCTGTACTGTCGGACAAATCGCAGAATATTGACTCAGAATTGGCAGAGTTGCTCATCTCAAGCGAGAGAAGCTGTCACCATGAGGTGCAGAGATCAACGAGTCATGCTGGTGGGGCTGATCAGTCACTCACGCTTGACGACGCGAGTACAATGCAGCAAATGTCGGACTCCCATTGCCTGGAATTGCACAAGGGTAAGGCTCTGATTCATCTATTGGCCAACGAAGGGAATCACCTGCTGCTAGATCGAGCCCTCAAGGCGTGCAAAGACCCCATTGATCTTGAGATTGAGGATGTAAATGGACAGACAGCACTCAATATTGCCAGCCGGAATGGTCACATTGAAGTTGTGCGGCTTCTGTTGAATTTCACCCAACCACTGGCCGATGGGACGGGACGTGTACGCGGTGTGGATGTGAATCATGCCGATCGCGATGGATGGACACCGCTTAGATCAGCATCCTGGGGTGGACATACGGAAGTTGTACGGCTACTCATCTCTCATCCAGGATGTGCCATTGATTGTGCCGATAAAGAGGGCAGAACGGCCCTAAGAGCAGCTGCCTGGAGTGGGCATGAGGATATTCTCAAGATTCTCATTGAAGCCGGTGCAAATGTCAATTCAGTGGACAAACAGGGACGTACATCACTTATTGCTGCTTCCTACATGGGTCAGTATGACATTGTGGAGATTCTCCTCGAGAATGGAGCTGATGTCAATCATCTCGATTTGGATGGAAGGAGTGCGCTCTGTGTTGCAGCTCTCTGTGGAAGTTCTgggtaaattaaaaaaaaaactttttctcttcaaaatctCAAACAAATTGACATCCGTCTCGTTTTGTTTTTAGGTACAATCGAGTGATTTCAACATTATTGGAGCATGGAGCGCATACAGATCAGCTTGATAATGACGGAATGTCTGCTCTTCTGGTCAGTTCGTTTGAAGGAAATGCAGAAATTTGTGAGTTATTGCTTGAAAATGGAGCTGATCCCGATTTAGCGGACTACATGGGAAGAACGCCTCTGTGGGCTGCTTGTACAGCAGGTCATGCTCCCGTTGTGCGTCTCCTTCTCTTCTGGGGATGCAGCATTGATTGCATGGACTCTGAAGGACGTACAGTCCTGAGTATTGCAGCGGCTCAGGGGAATTTGGAGTCAGTGCGGCAATTGCTCGATCGAGGACTCGATGAGACTCACAGAGACAATGCGGGGTGGACGCCACTTCATTATGCAGCATTTGAGGGTTATGCCGATATCTGTGTTCAGCTTCTTGAGTCCGGGGCAAAGATCGATGAATGCGACAATGAGGGTAAGACGGCTCTTCATCTAGCCGCTCAGGAAGGGCACAATAGCGTGGTAGAGGCTCTCTTGGAGATTCATTCTGCGTGTGTGGATCAGAGGGCACACGATGGGAAGACTGCCTTCAGGCTAGCCTGTCTTGAAGGGCATTTTGAGTGCATCCAGACGCTACTAAAGTATGGAGCCGATGTCAATTCCAGGTGAGTCAAAGGTCATCTTTTTAAGcgaaataaatacaaattcaaaactttttctccAGAGATGCGGATTCCCGTACAACGTTGTACATTCTTGCGCTGGAGAATAAGGTGAAGATTGTGAAATTCCTTCTGGAGTATGCCAATTTGGATGTGAATTGTGCTGACAGTGAGGGACGTGCAGCTCTGCACGTGGCTTCGTGGCAGGGGCATGCTGAAATGGTGAGACTCCTCATTACAGCGGGGGGAGCTGATGTGAATGCCATGGATTTGGAGTGTAGAACTCCTCTCCATTCGTGTGCCTGGCAGGGAAATCACGAAGTTATGGATATTCTCCTTTGCTACGGTGCCGTACCCGATCATGCGTGCAAACAAGGTGCCACGGCATTGGGAATAAGTGCTCAAGAGGGTCATGAGCAGTGTGTGGCGATTCTCCTGCAATTCGGGGCGAATCCCTACAAGTCTGATCATTGTGGTCGAACACCAATTAAACTTGCGGCTAAGTCAAATAGAAATAATGTCTTGAGGATACTGGAAACTTTTGCCAAGAGCAGCAGTGAGCATCCGTTGGTGATTAAATCCCCAGATAGGCACGATAAGCCACCCATTGGGAGCAATCCATCGCCCAATTCATCCAATTTAATGGTACCCAATGTGGCCAGTGCCACGGGGTCGACGCAGAGTAGTAATTTCTATGAGAACACAATGCATTCTGACCACAGTAGTCTGCAGAAGAGGAAGAGTGTTATTTCAAGTCATTCAACTGGGAGCAGCAATGAGGTGAGCAATCATCTAGCATTGATTGATATTttgaaaagaggaaaatttaatgatttattgtcAATTTTAGGTTCCAATCTCCTTTACCCAACAACTTCAGAAGCACTCAAGGCATCATGGATCAAGGAGCACCCAATCGAGTCACGGAGGAGCAATTGTGGTCAcaaataatggaaaattcaccaagAATCCCATGAAACACGCTCAGGTTCTACCAAACGTACAGGAATATCATCAAACTAATATTGGTTAGTAacgtaaaaatttaatttcttcaagaaaaatgaacaaaatgttttttttttttagtaaacgaagctgatttatttgatttggGATGCATGTCACCCCTTTATGCTACACCACCGCATTCACCTAGCAGCGATATCAGCTCTCCGGGTCAGCACATGCCACCGCATCATTTTGAGGAGATTGGTGGCATTGCCGGGGGAACAACGAATATGTCATCCAATTCGACAGACCAACATTTTGCCAGGGATACGCATATGCGAATAATTTTGGGAAACAACAAGGATTCCAATGCTCCATCGTGAGTTGgacaaaaaactaatttctttatgatttttttttcctaatttgattaatattttgcagGAAATCCTCCAAGAGGAGCGGAATAGCGACAAATCCAGCAGTTCGAATGATTCGAAGTCGCTTCGATTCAGCAGCAAATCTAATTCGACGCACAAATAATATCCTCTCCTCGAACAGCAATCAAGGATCATCGAGTATTGGTGTGAAATCGGGGACTTTTCAGTGGCGCAAAGAGAGCCAAATGTAGACAggactttgcatttttctttcttttttttggaattttttatatttttgttttaacatACTGGCCAAGCCGAGCAAAGACAAAGAAAAACCCCTCGCTATGAGGCCTAACTTTCTGTAATGAACTCTGaggactttttatttaaaataattttcatatttttttttagagattttccttttttatcgCAGAACAATCTCCATTTTGGAGGGcacagaacaattttaatattagaaCAAAAACGAGCAATTTTAAACAAaggctaaaagaaaatattttcatgttttatttttttccccgaacatgaaaattatttttaagatgacattattaatgaaatagacaagtatataaaatatataaactgattagataagaaaaaaacaaaacatattAGGACGTAAATGGTAGGTTTAGTGTGAGAGAGAAGggagaaagtttttaaaaaaaaaaacgaggtgaaatttatttatattctatttatttacttttattattttataaatgatttttttttatataaaagaattataaaaagaacCCCCTTTAAATTCTAGTCGTGATCGACAGTGTATCAGAGCtgtttgattcatttttttctttattatttctttcatattttttttttaaagaaagaatgattttttttaaatcactgagataggagtttttttttaattaataaaatcataaattgaaaactaaTCTAAACATCTACTCAACTTCCCATGGAGATGatatagaattttctctttcaactcAAGCAATGacgtaaaaatatatttacatttattgtaacatttagaaaataatttttaatgccaaTAGATTTTCAAGAGATATTTCTTCagacaacaataaaaaaattaagaatttaaaaattatagatttctcaaaaagaaacatttaagaCATGTTTAAGATCTCAATTTGCTGAAACATtagatttttgtcttttacaTACAAATAAAATCCAGTCATAAAGGAGCCTATTCAATTGTGTTCGTGTCATGATCTCTTTTTTGGGGAAACGCAGAAGAAACATAATCTTGATACAGAAACCACcaaatagatttattttccaCTGGAATTACAAGCTAAGAGGCAACgagttgataaaaaaatgcaaaaatgacGTCAATATTGGGTTTCATAGTTCTttaaatgcatgaaacattcgcaCTGATGTTTCGTTAGTGaatattgaaagtttttttgaactttttttctctcaaaatgttttttgagaTCTCTACATCCCAAATAATAGTCTAAATGTAAATGTTTCAAAGATAACTTATCAAAAATGATCGATGAAACATTAGGGAGTATGTTTCACATGTTTATAGACAAGAAATACAACAAATAC from Lutzomyia longipalpis isolate SR_M1_2022 chromosome 1, ASM2433408v1 encodes:
- the LOC129785940 gene encoding ankyrin repeat domain-containing protein 50; amino-acid sequence: MSSTNGESNVKMQSHEIYENLPCQSIVSDSVTKIKNNESIIISNSNQNVASKPNLAKELLYATPLRKSDRFKSRDRGSHRPVRPSHLEGFTEVPQGAEKVNNAENNRCESLPSAEGSNLSSIPNQDPILEQRRIRNFLKDPAVSHKKLEPVSKDNPNANFSHLAREEHFANLVQQNVLTEARAEAHGQLAGEAAQSPVKSSETGNLDYLTSINNKPLPEKESTSKVNESDGRAGGDRVYINREWVLKKIAMCLEQRIFKKPIPTPGGSSGSEVAPSLPIETASGSSAFPPKASSSHHQASNLPQVGCLVMGSNGSGKTSVCRSILEGVSGTRGILNRKLLCCYFINSQNPECNSLSMFVRSLVLQILSHSSYLSSKDEAAAELGAEEVDLITFEGKKMDKAKIDELEEMLISELKLSERVAEFCAKKSPTGKKSVVRQQSEPTENRDAEDRCCGYDTHPPIQKAEKARKPLVEEIAEEEAKVKSPGKKISKIPILISNRGSPKVSVCQDDNDSAGASGGAEQVTQQNSVTEEQEGTSEADTFSAPEADGRPPIQPVEKTEKVESEQAEAEAAETAETAKSPAPETPSKSENIPPPLPKSKSCRTVVADGYYEMLLSNPEIFESLNVDNIEKNPDECFKKAILFPLLELTPPKTALLFLVDSIDENYINEGSLMSTLKGNRSVNKSRNIAELLSNHVNLFPKWMFLVCTAKKQSKHITKMFTGFKKITLDDLRKSHVVKDVQEYIIVRLNADFKGLINLTKDIIDSLNQLYLKSNGCILYLQKVLNGIKENFFSFREIKLIPCTLNGLYLYICQKSFNKKQYMKIRPILNILLACSTFVDQMFIFNCLRTHNYSIDMEEFQKRVQLMRNIVVHEGDKLKIFHNSFCDWLVDVKFSTKKFLCDVNEGHVMISMYFTLVSDTLCPNKVRRFIYHLIKSGEYLTSKNINLDLILILLDSRTNLSDCFYTNLLNCCKTCENECMNDINFLPKTQEMLEKFLNSQLNQDLSNFLCDFFKPNLPTDAKTLKMLIEAGINNAESQLSYESSINSPVLSDKSQNIDSELAELLISSERSCHHEVQRSTSHAGGADQSLTLDDASTMQQMSDSHCLELHKGKALIHLLANEGNHLLLDRALKACKDPIDLEIEDVNGQTALNIASRNGHIEVVRLLLNFTQPLADGTGRVRGVDVNHADRDGWTPLRSASWGGHTEVVRLLISHPGCAIDCADKEGRTALRAAAWSGHEDILKILIEAGANVNSVDKQGRTSLIAASYMGQYDIVEILLENGADVNHLDLDGRSALCVAALCGSSGYNRVISTLLEHGAHTDQLDNDGMSALLVSSFEGNAEICELLLENGADPDLADYMGRTPLWAACTAGHAPVVRLLLFWGCSIDCMDSEGRTVLSIAAAQGNLESVRQLLDRGLDETHRDNAGWTPLHYAAFEGYADICVQLLESGAKIDECDNEGKTALHLAAQEGHNSVVEALLEIHSACVDQRAHDGKTAFRLACLEGHFECIQTLLKYGADVNSRDADSRTTLYILALENKVKIVKFLLEYANLDVNCADSEGRAALHVASWQGHAEMVRLLITAGGADVNAMDLECRTPLHSCAWQGNHEVMDILLCYGAVPDHACKQGATALGISAQEGHEQCVAILLQFGANPYKSDHCGRTPIKLAAKSNRNNVLRILETFAKSSSEHPLVIKSPDRHDKPPIGSNPSPNSSNLMVPNVASATGSTQSSNFYENTMHSDHSSLQKRKSVISSHSTGSSNEVPISFTQQLQKHSRHHGSRSTQSSHGGAIVVTNNGKFTKNPMKHAQVLPNVQEYHQTNIVNEADLFDLGCMSPLYATPPHSPSSDISSPGQHMPPHHFEEIGGIAGGTTNMSSNSTDQHFARDTHMRIILGNNKDSNAPSKSSKRSGIATNPAVRMIRSRFDSAANLIRRTNNILSSNSNQGSSSIGVKSGTFQWRKESQM